Proteins from a genomic interval of Actinoalloteichus hymeniacidonis:
- a CDS encoding S66 peptidase family protein has translation MNGLRRARRLVPGDRVAIIAPAGPVVAATLDAGVEILRGWGLEVVLGKHVLDRHPDFAYLAGLDADRADDLRNAWLDPDIAGVLCARGGYGCTRTLQRLHPAELAAGSPKVFAGSSDVTALHQVFGKVLGLATLFSPMVGSAPFVDHPGAVEALRRTLFEPETALVLGGPDAGPPLVPGRATGRLWGGNLTLLAADIGTVDAHPPPPGAIVLLEDVGEELYRLDRMLTELDRAGWWQQVAGFALGSWTDCGPLDAVRTLLADRLGHLGVPIGWELGFGHCADQLTVALGLPAELDADAGTLRLFEPALT, from the coding sequence ATGAACGGCCTACGCCGAGCGCGGCGGCTGGTTCCCGGCGACCGGGTGGCGATCATCGCTCCCGCCGGGCCGGTGGTGGCCGCGACCTTGGACGCCGGGGTGGAGATCCTGCGAGGTTGGGGATTGGAGGTGGTCCTGGGCAAACACGTCCTGGACCGCCATCCCGACTTCGCCTACCTGGCGGGCCTGGACGCCGATCGCGCGGACGACCTGCGCAACGCCTGGCTGGACCCCGACATCGCAGGGGTGCTCTGTGCCAGAGGCGGCTACGGCTGCACCAGAACCCTGCAACGTCTTCATCCGGCGGAGCTCGCCGCCGGAAGCCCGAAGGTGTTCGCCGGTTCCAGCGATGTGACGGCGCTGCATCAGGTCTTCGGCAAAGTGCTGGGACTGGCCACGCTGTTCAGCCCCATGGTCGGTAGCGCACCGTTCGTCGACCACCCCGGCGCCGTGGAGGCGCTGCGACGCACCCTCTTCGAACCCGAGACCGCACTAGTGCTCGGCGGGCCCGACGCCGGGCCACCGCTGGTCCCGGGTCGGGCCACCGGCCGACTCTGGGGTGGGAACCTCACCCTGCTGGCCGCCGATATCGGCACCGTCGACGCACACCCGCCGCCGCCCGGGGCCATCGTGCTGTTGGAGGACGTCGGCGAGGAGCTGTACCGGCTGGATCGGATGCTCACCGAGCTGGACCGGGCGGGCTGGTGGCAGCAGGTCGCCGGATTCGCGTTGGGCTCCTGGACCGACTGCGGGCCACTCGACGCCGTTCGAACGCTGCTGGCCGACCGCCTGGGCCATCTCGGGGTGCCCATCGGCTGGGAACTGGGCTTCGGGCACTGCGCGGATCAGCTCACCGTTGCACTGGGTCTCCCTGCCGAACTGGACGCGGACGCGGGCACGCTACGGCTCTTCGAGCCCGCGCTGACCTGA
- a CDS encoding TIGR03086 family metal-binding protein — MDQQDARRRAIAEFDRRVRAVPADRWDAPTPCSEWTVRDLVAHLVVEQLWVPPLLSGATIDEVGDRFDGDQLGSEPVAVWSRAIAAADDAWSAPGAMDGMVHTGAGIIPAREYGWQMIDDMTVHAWDLAVGIGADESLDPELVAAVHADIRPHIDDWRQAGLLAPAVPAPRGAGEQETMLAWLGRRP, encoded by the coding sequence ATGGACCAGCAGGACGCTCGTCGTAGGGCGATAGCGGAGTTCGACCGGCGCGTGCGCGCCGTCCCCGCCGATCGCTGGGACGCCCCGACGCCCTGCAGCGAGTGGACGGTCCGCGATCTGGTCGCGCATCTGGTGGTCGAACAGCTGTGGGTGCCGCCGTTGCTCTCGGGGGCCACGATCGACGAGGTGGGGGATCGATTCGACGGCGACCAGCTCGGGTCGGAGCCGGTGGCGGTGTGGTCGCGTGCGATCGCCGCCGCCGACGATGCCTGGTCGGCGCCGGGAGCGATGGACGGCATGGTGCACACCGGGGCCGGGATCATCCCGGCGCGGGAGTACGGCTGGCAGATGATCGACGACATGACGGTGCACGCCTGGGACCTCGCCGTGGGCATCGGCGCCGACGAGAGTCTCGATCCGGAACTGGTGGCTGCCGTGCACGCCGACATCCGTCCCCACATCGACGATTGGCGGCAGGCAGGACTTCTCGCCCCAGCGGTGCCAGCGCCCAGGGGAGCCGGCGAGCAGGAGACGATGTTGGCCTGGCTCGGCAGACGGCCATGA
- a CDS encoding class I SAM-dependent methyltransferase — MTPTEAGLREDPWVNGDRLTSAEYTEFIHAQTAVGPTPFVPEVQLHLAAEAFELWERTERELGGSDTPPPFWAFAWAGGQALARYVLDHPAVVAGRRVLDVAAGSGLVAIAAASSGALRVQASEIDRFAVTAISLNAAINAVSVTAELRDVLDGDGLDAEVVLAGDVFYERPMAARVLPMLSRARARGARVLVGDPGRMYLPRARFTALAEYEVPVVAALEDTEVKTSTVWELTT, encoded by the coding sequence GTGACGCCGACCGAGGCCGGACTACGCGAAGATCCCTGGGTGAACGGCGATCGACTCACCTCGGCGGAATACACGGAGTTCATCCACGCGCAGACGGCCGTCGGACCGACGCCGTTCGTCCCCGAGGTGCAGTTACACCTGGCTGCGGAGGCCTTCGAGCTGTGGGAGCGAACCGAGCGGGAACTCGGCGGATCCGATACCCCGCCGCCGTTCTGGGCCTTCGCCTGGGCGGGTGGCCAGGCACTCGCGCGCTATGTGCTCGACCATCCCGCCGTCGTCGCCGGGCGTCGGGTGCTGGATGTGGCCGCCGGTTCGGGTCTGGTCGCGATCGCGGCGGCGTCCTCGGGCGCGCTCCGGGTGCAGGCGAGCGAGATCGATCGATTCGCGGTGACGGCGATCTCGCTCAACGCGGCGATCAACGCTGTGTCGGTGACCGCCGAGCTTCGCGATGTCCTCGACGGAGACGGGCTCGACGCCGAGGTGGTGCTGGCCGGAGACGTGTTCTACGAGCGGCCGATGGCGGCGCGCGTACTGCCCATGCTCTCCCGAGCGCGGGCCAGAGGCGCCCGAGTGTTGGTGGGCGATCCGGGACGGATGTATCTACCGCGTGCGCGATTCACCGCGCTTGCCGAGTACGAGGTACCCGTGGTCGCGGCACTGGAGGACACCGAGGTCAAGACGAGCACGGTCTGGGAGTTGACCACCTGA